Proteins from one Argopecten irradians isolate NY chromosome 15, Ai_NY, whole genome shotgun sequence genomic window:
- the LOC138309785 gene encoding 5-hydroxytryptamine receptor 1E-like gives MANACYVPSNVSDYTDYDTDIAPMWIRVGVVVVGAATVLVNIPAIIAVIFTKLRNPQARNLHLLILGLTDLLVGLSLFPILITFIDPNSQISHTSCFFRMYIFAFIYFNSLGQVCVICIDRILLLARPSWRFTSKYVRRYFCMLSSMFVLIFLSLTLIFLMFGFPKNHKVACKLESLFCDQLRHLCIAIGVISTSIECVIVICCIIMIIVLQRHERKIRTQVGPTNNIDTATKGVSNAQIQTAENRYQINQHRNGEQESQMNRIRFKSTLTIIIIIINLFICVTPLNLGFIVQGLRLLETSRTTRHVLLILTSVNSLINPFIYCFRTPEIRLTMRNGITKCRSVFKC, from the coding sequence ATGGCGAATGCTTGCTACGTTCCATCGAATGTCAGTGACTACACAGATTACGACACAGATATTGCCCCGATGTGGATCCGAGTCGGAGTGGTGGTGGTTGGAGCGGCAACAGTGCTGGTTAATATCCCAGCAATCATTGctgtaatatttacaaaacttcGAAATCCTCAAGCCCGCAATTTACATCTTCTTATCTTAGGATTGACAGATCTTCTAGTTGGATTGTCCTTGTTTCCAATCTTAATTACGTTCATTGATCCGAATAGTCAAATAAGTCATACGTCTTGCTTTTTCCGGATGTACATTTTTGCGTTCATCTACTTCAACTCATTAGGACAAGTTTGTGTAATATGCATCGATCGAATTCTCTTGTTAGCTAGACCGTCATGGAGATTCACATCGAAATACGTAAGACGATATTTCTGCATGCTAAGTAGCatgtttgtattgatatttttatcattgaCTTTGATCTTCTTGATGTTTGGGTTTCCAAAAAATCACAAAGTTGCTTGCAAGCTTGAAAGTCTTTTCTGCGACCAGTTGCGCCATTTGTGTATTGCCATTGGTGTTATATCTACTTCTATTGAGTGTGTAATTGTGATATGctgtataataatgataatagttCTACAGAGACACGAACGTAAAATTCGAACGCAAGTCGGACCTACAAACAATATTGATACGGCTACAAAGGGAGTATCCAATGCACAAATACAGACTGCTGAAAATCGATATCAGATCAACCAACATAGGAACGGGGAACAGGAAAGCCAAATGAATCGAATAAGATTTAAAAGCACATTgacaattatcattattatcattaatctTTTTATCTGTGTGACACCATTAAACTTAGGATTTATCGTGCAAGGTTTACGTCTGTTAGAAACTAGTAGAACCACACGGCATGTGTTGTTGATTTTGACCTCTGTTAATTCTTTAATTAATCcttttatatattgtttcagAACCCCTGAAATAAGACTTACCATGCGGAACGGAATTACCAAATGTAGATCTgtatttaaatgttaa